TCAGAACGACTCAGCCTCTGGttattccatggggcttactcccaggaaagggacCATGGGGTTGCAGCCTCACTGTCTTTATAATTCTTTAAAATGCACGCACGCAACTCGGGAGATACTGAGAAAGACCTTTTGCATCCAGAGCTCCCCTGATGTCTACGCTGAAATGTTCTCTGGCCTTACTTCTCGAAACAACAGAACTAacgcatgcacacatgaagctgccttctactgaatcagacccttggtccatcaaagtcagtattgtctactcagacgggcagcagttcttcggggtctccggcagaggtctttcccatcacctacctgcctagtccctttaactggggatgccggggattgaacctgggaccttctgcatgccaagcagatgctctgccactgagccacagcccctccccaaatgaacacctgaagctgccttctactgaagcagacccttgatccatcaaaggcagtactgtctactcaggctggcagcagttctccggcagaggtctttcccatcacctacctgcctagtccctttaaccggggatgccggggattgaacctgggaccttctgcatgccaagcacatgctctaccactgagccacagcccctccccaaacgaacacctgaagctgccttacactgaatcagaccctcggtccatcaaagtcagtattgtctactcagaccggcagcggctctccagggtgtcaggctgaggtttcacatcacctgcttgcctggtccctttgagtggggatgccggggacggaacctgggaccttctagcatgccaagcagatgctctaccactgagccacggcccctccccgtctAGACCCCCGGATTTGCTCCCAGCACCTCAAAGGCCTCCTTGAGGCTGAGCTTGCGGTGCTTCATCAGGTAAGCCGTGCAGATGGCGGCGGAGCGGCTGCGGCCGTTCTTGCAGTACACCAGGCATTTCCCGCCGCCCTGGGCCGCGCTCTGGATGGCCGCGCTGCAGCGCTCGAAGTACTTGTAGAGGTCCTCGCCGGGCTCGTCGAAGACCGGCACCCGCAGCGTCTGCAGCCGCCGGAGCGTCGGGAAGGGCTGCTGCCGGGAGACATTGATGCAGAACGTCACTCCCTCCCCGGTGAGGAGCTCCTCCGCGCAGGCTGACCGGGAATTGCTAATGAACAAAGAGTCCGTGACTTTGCAAAGGCTCGACATTGGACGGCTGCGGCGGCAGCAGAAGGACCTGCTGAAGATGGAGACCTCGAGCAAAGCCggcaggctggctggcttggCCCTTGAGGAGGCCGCTTGCGGAGGCGTCGGATCGCCATCTGTGGCTGGGCTATATTTATTCGCCTTGGAGGATTGTGTTTCCAGACTGTCCCAGCCCCTTCTGTGAAAACAGCAGCTCTGCTCACTTGGCTGAGCCTGCACACTGGAACAGGGCAACAACTGGTGTGCGAAACTCcctcatcctttaaaaaaaaaacaccttgcaaAATACTTTTAGAAAATCTGCCAGCTGCTTGGAAAACTTGTTACAGGGGTGATGAACAAAGCAGGGGCAGAAAAACCCagtgatgggaggggggaaccccccAATTTCAATAAAGTAgggaaaggagccctgtggcgcagaggggtaagctgcagtactgcagtccaaagctctgttcacgacctgagtttgatcttgacggaagttggttgtcaggtagccggctcaaggttgactcagccttccatccttccgaggtcggtgaaatgagtacccagcttgctgggggtaaagggaagatgactggggaaggcactggcaaaccactctgtaaaacaaagtctgccttggaaatgtcgggatgtgacatcaccccatgggtcaggaatgacctgatgcttgcacaggggacctttagggAAAGGTATTAGttttaagaaaaaaagggggggctataGCTAACACAGTTACATCCACGTATGATTTTAGGTTTGGCAAAATGACTGGCTAAGGCATTTCTGAATTTTGTGCCAAGTGAGAAAGCCACCAGAATCAATATCTTAATTTGAGGCCCTCTTTGAGTTTGAAGCCCAGGCCAAACTGTCCTTCTGGTCCCTCTGACTactttggttttaccatagagcttccagCAATTCTTAGAGCTGCCCATGTCATTTTTTTGCCAGAAATGATGTGATGCAGCCAGCATTGTGCCCCTCCCCATATTCCTGTCCACAACCCTCCTACCAGTTGCCAGTCACTGCCTGGCAACCTTGTCAGCTGAGTCAAACAGCAAGGATTGGTCCATGAGCACCCCacagctcttaacctgctctgcgAATGCCAACCTCATGCCAT
This window of the Euleptes europaea isolate rEulEur1 chromosome 5, rEulEur1.hap1, whole genome shotgun sequence genome carries:
- the DUSP28 gene encoding dual specificity phosphatase 28 codes for the protein MSSLCKVTDSLFISNSRSACAEELLTGEGVTFCINVSRQQPFPTLRRLQTLRVPVFDEPGEDLYKYFERCSAAIQSAAQGGGKCLVYCKNGRSRSAAICTAYLMKHRKLSLKEAFETVKAARPVAQPNAGFWSQLQKYEEHLHMQDQVAPSQKETLE